From a region of the Luteolibacter arcticus genome:
- a CDS encoding ABC transporter permease, whose protein sequence is MASFLKGWFVVRRDLPRGRRAFLAALSFVLPLALWCFVSYVPWIWHPDVKLEVASTTDRISAVFTAGNRLSKGFFPSYVEAVRLDNAEALKTAQASEPVPGAQRANRVLLRQLAPVAVRNAWLAAGSEQDDTVIYHLWRDLATGAKTATNPALSQENLAIVQANWSSLSALSADFDSKKLPEVPLQKLVPQGIPSNPVYLPPPHEVWAAATKDFTAKPQGDAPSMFDRYRHSLSIILFGFFWSCVIGVPIGIMCGVFDVFSKLFEPFVDFFRYMPAPTFSTLLVAVLSAHDAPKVALVFLGTVFQMILVVSKTTRLLDPALLEAAQTLGAKPRQLVMKVVLPGILPNLYNDMRILLGWAWTWLVIAELVGVKSGLTGFLDTQGTFRNFDRVFPIIILIGVTGFVTDQILAFFHGVFFPWSGKSGPVSRAVANAVTWPVRTIVAGARFRSASKTLPSA, encoded by the coding sequence ATGGCGTCTTTTCTCAAAGGGTGGTTTGTCGTCCGCCGCGATCTCCCGCGTGGACGGCGGGCCTTTCTCGCCGCGCTGTCGTTCGTGCTGCCGCTCGCGCTGTGGTGCTTCGTTTCCTACGTCCCGTGGATCTGGCATCCGGACGTGAAGCTGGAGGTGGCTTCGACGACCGATCGCATCAGTGCGGTCTTCACCGCGGGGAACCGGCTGAGCAAGGGCTTCTTCCCGAGCTACGTGGAGGCGGTGCGTCTCGATAACGCGGAGGCGCTCAAGACGGCGCAGGCAAGTGAGCCGGTGCCCGGTGCCCAGCGTGCCAACCGCGTCTTGCTCCGGCAACTCGCCCCGGTCGCTGTCCGCAATGCCTGGCTCGCCGCCGGATCGGAGCAAGACGACACCGTGATCTATCATCTCTGGCGCGACCTTGCCACCGGGGCGAAGACCGCGACGAATCCGGCGCTCAGCCAGGAGAACCTCGCCATCGTCCAAGCCAACTGGTCCTCGCTCTCGGCGCTGTCCGCTGACTTCGACTCGAAGAAGCTGCCAGAGGTCCCTCTTCAAAAACTCGTTCCCCAAGGCATCCCATCGAACCCGGTCTATCTCCCTCCGCCGCATGAGGTGTGGGCCGCTGCGACGAAGGACTTCACCGCCAAGCCGCAGGGGGATGCTCCGTCGATGTTCGATCGCTACCGGCATTCGCTGAGCATCATCCTCTTCGGATTCTTCTGGTCCTGCGTGATCGGTGTCCCGATCGGAATTATGTGCGGCGTGTTCGATGTCTTCTCGAAGCTTTTCGAGCCTTTCGTTGATTTCTTTCGCTACATGCCGGCGCCCACCTTCAGCACCTTGCTGGTCGCCGTGCTGTCGGCGCATGATGCGCCGAAGGTCGCGCTGGTCTTCCTCGGCACGGTCTTCCAGATGATCCTCGTCGTTTCGAAAACGACGCGCTTGTTAGATCCGGCATTGCTGGAAGCGGCGCAGACGCTCGGTGCGAAGCCGCGCCAGCTCGTCATGAAGGTGGTGCTGCCCGGCATCCTGCCGAACCTCTACAATGACATGCGCATCCTGCTCGGCTGGGCTTGGACCTGGCTGGTCATTGCCGAACTGGTGGGCGTGAAAAGCGGGCTGACCGGCTTCCTCGACACCCAGGGCACCTTCCGCAACTTCGATCGCGTTTTCCCGATCATCATCCTGATCGGTGTCACCGGGTTCGTCACCGACCAAATCCTCGCGTTCTTCCACGGGGTCTTCTTCCCGTGGTCAGGCAAGTCCGGTCCGGTCTCCCGCGCGGTGGCCAATGCGGTTACCTGGCCGGTGCGCACGATCGTCGCCGGTGCTCGCTTTCGAAGCGCTTCGAAAACCCTTCCGTCCGCATGA
- the atzF gene encoding allophanate hydrolase, whose translation MKIAELKKRYAEGLKPTELIEELWEKIAAWDDPALFIHLPEKDELLAMAEAVESMPGDLPLWGIPFVVKDNLDVEGMPTTAACPAFSYVPAVDAEVVNRLRAAGAIPLGKANLDQFATGLVGTRSPYGTPRNAIDAEFLPGGSSSGSASSVAAGLCCFSLGTDTAGSGRVPAAFQELIGWKPTKGLLSTRGVVPACRSLDCVSVFANTVEDVSLIAGVVAGFDEGDPFSREIEPVGKIGPAFRFGVPLELDFADDLDTPGLFAAAVERMKALGGEPVGIDLKPFVEAAKLLYEGPWVAERWAAVGGFVEENPGEIFPVTRKILEASKGWDAAATFRAQYRMAELARVAAKVWKDIEVLLLPTTPRIYTVAEVLDEPFQTNATLGKYTNFMNLLDLSAIAVPAGKARGGRARWGVTFAAPAGWDGELLKLAARFGGEAVNELPKPQRPAIPVVVCGAHLEGLALHWQLAERGATLRSRTRTAPVYRMYAMPAVGSIPPRPALIRDEEEGGAIEVEVWDLSPAAFGDFVSKIPGPLGIGKVLMENGEDLPGFIAEPRAADGAEEITGFGGWKAWLASKST comes from the coding sequence ATGAAGATCGCCGAATTGAAGAAGCGGTATGCCGAAGGCTTGAAGCCGACGGAGTTGATTGAGGAACTTTGGGAGAAGATCGCCGCTTGGGATGATCCGGCGCTGTTCATCCACTTGCCCGAGAAGGACGAGTTGCTTGCGATGGCAGAGGCCGTCGAGTCGATGCCCGGGGATCTGCCGCTGTGGGGGATTCCTTTCGTCGTGAAGGACAACCTCGATGTGGAAGGGATGCCCACGACTGCGGCGTGTCCGGCTTTTTCCTACGTGCCAGCCGTGGACGCGGAAGTGGTGAATCGCCTCCGTGCCGCCGGAGCGATCCCGCTCGGCAAGGCGAACCTCGACCAATTCGCGACCGGCCTGGTGGGAACTCGTTCGCCCTATGGCACGCCACGCAATGCGATCGATGCGGAGTTTCTCCCCGGCGGATCGAGTTCGGGCAGTGCTTCGTCGGTGGCGGCGGGGCTGTGCTGTTTTTCGCTCGGCACCGATACGGCGGGCTCGGGGCGCGTGCCGGCTGCCTTTCAAGAGTTGATCGGGTGGAAGCCGACGAAGGGTCTGCTCAGCACCCGCGGTGTTGTTCCGGCGTGCCGCTCGCTCGATTGTGTGTCCGTCTTCGCCAACACGGTGGAAGACGTGTCGCTCATTGCTGGCGTGGTGGCGGGCTTTGATGAAGGCGATCCTTTCTCCCGCGAGATCGAGCCTGTGGGCAAGATCGGTCCAGCCTTCCGCTTCGGCGTGCCGCTGGAATTGGACTTCGCGGACGATCTGGACACGCCGGGTCTCTTTGCCGCGGCGGTCGAGCGCATGAAGGCCCTCGGTGGTGAGCCGGTGGGCATCGATCTGAAGCCCTTTGTCGAGGCCGCGAAGCTGCTCTATGAGGGACCGTGGGTGGCGGAGCGCTGGGCCGCGGTGGGCGGATTCGTGGAAGAGAATCCGGGCGAGATTTTTCCGGTGACCCGCAAGATCCTGGAGGCTTCGAAGGGCTGGGATGCTGCGGCGACTTTTCGTGCGCAGTATCGTATGGCGGAACTTGCACGCGTCGCGGCGAAGGTGTGGAAGGACATCGAGGTCCTGCTGCTGCCGACCACGCCGCGGATCTACACGGTGGCCGAGGTGCTGGACGAGCCGTTCCAGACGAATGCGACGCTCGGGAAGTACACGAATTTCATGAACCTGCTCGACCTGAGCGCGATCGCGGTGCCGGCCGGAAAGGCCCGGGGCGGAAGGGCGCGATGGGGCGTCACTTTTGCGGCTCCGGCGGGGTGGGATGGGGAGCTTTTGAAGCTGGCGGCGAGATTTGGCGGGGAGGCCGTCAACGAACTTCCGAAGCCCCAGCGCCCAGCCATCCCGGTCGTCGTCTGCGGCGCTCACTTGGAAGGGCTGGCGCTGCATTGGCAGCTCGCCGAGCGCGGGGCTACCCTGCGTTCGCGGACGAGAACCGCTCCGGTTTATCGCATGTATGCGATGCCGGCGGTGGGGAGCATCCCGCCGCGACCGGCGTTGATTCGCGACGAGGAGGAGGGGGGGGCGATCGAGGTGGAAGTCTGGGACCTTTCGCCCGCGGCCTTCGGAGATTTCGTCTCGAAGATCCCCGGCCCGTTGGGAATCGGAAAGGTCTTGATGGAAAATGGCGAGGATTTGCCCGGCTTCATCGCTGAGCCGCGCGCCGCGGACGGGGCGGAGGAGATCACGGGCTTCGGGGGCTGGAAGGCTTGGCTGGCAAGCAAATCCACGTAA
- the uca gene encoding urea carboxylase produces the protein MNILIANRGEIAARAIRTIHKLGHRAVAVYSDPDAGAPHVDLADEAHRLGPGPVLESYLLKDSLIAIAKESVAAAVFPGYGLLSENTDFARMCEDAGVKWLGPTPEQIIAFGLKHEARRLAGEAGVPLVPGTDLLASADVAVAAAEEIGYPVMLKSTAGGGGIGMKVCRDADELAREFESVVRVSERSFGSGGVFIERFIERGRHVEVQIFGDGQGRVLALGERDCSVQRRNQKVFEETPAPDLSDEVRSSLHAAAVKLGESVSYRSAGTVEFIYDADRGDFFFLEVNTRLQVEHGVTELVTGIDLVEWMIRLALDPEWVMPASAPAPQGHAVQARVYAEDPNHNFRPSAGLLTEASFPEWTRCDGWIVAGTEVSPFYDPLLAKVMVHGRDRADAVALLSKALEETRISGIETNLRYLRQVAGWEPYLAGGVAMRDMASFDYRPNTFDVVSAGTMTTVQDWPGRTGLWEVGVPPCGPFDSLSFRLANRLVGNGEGVPGLEITMAGPTLRFNAATTVAIAGALVLVLKNGEAMAMHAAIEVVPGDTLKIGRIEGPGMRCYLAVAGGIESPDYLGSASTFTLGKFGGPFGRALLPGDVLGIGCADTVVEARGGRECPPSFSHDWTIGVLYGPHGAPDFFLDEDIETFFATAWEVHYNSARTGVRLIGPKPKWARKDGGEAGLHPSNLHDNAYAIGAVDFTGDMPVILGPDGPSLGGFVCPVVVIDAELWKLGQLRPGDKVRFIPVDESWAAEQSKAVDAFLSGEASALPLPSAISHLQSPILESFGEGDDAVVVRRAGDRYFLVEFGPHHLDLKLRFKVHVVYEWLKEQGIAGIIDLTPGIRSLQVHFDPGVVSRDELWGKIREGILALPPLEQIEVPARIVHLPLSWDDPSTREAIQRYMQSVRPDAPWCPSNLEFIRRINGLDSIDEVYRIFFDASYLVMGLGDVYLGAPVATPLDPRHRLVTTKYNPARTWTPENAVGIGGAYLCIYGMEGPGGYQFTGRTIPVWNRWRKTDDFQEPWLLRFFDQLRFYPVSAEELLRLREEVPRGRHKLEIVETVFRFADYEAFLEAHAGEIESFRTTQRAAFEGERRRWEEAGLSMDSPAEETVEASEITIPDGCSTLDSPVTGSVWKIHVQAGDLLTVSATAMILEAMKMEVPLDADEHLEVVEVLVAEGASVRAGQSLVVVRAKG, from the coding sequence ATGAACATCCTCATCGCCAATCGTGGCGAGATCGCTGCACGGGCGATCCGCACCATTCACAAGCTCGGACATCGAGCGGTAGCCGTGTATTCCGATCCAGATGCCGGTGCGCCGCATGTGGATCTTGCGGATGAAGCGCATCGCCTTGGTCCAGGGCCGGTGTTGGAGAGCTATCTTCTCAAGGATTCGCTGATCGCCATCGCGAAGGAGAGCGTTGCCGCTGCGGTTTTCCCGGGCTATGGGCTGCTCAGTGAGAATACCGACTTCGCACGCATGTGCGAAGACGCCGGTGTGAAGTGGCTTGGGCCGACGCCGGAGCAGATCATCGCTTTTGGTCTGAAGCATGAGGCCCGGCGCTTGGCTGGCGAAGCAGGAGTTCCGCTAGTGCCGGGAACGGATCTGTTAGCCAGTGCGGATGTCGCGGTCGCTGCCGCCGAGGAGATCGGCTACCCCGTGATGTTGAAAAGCACCGCCGGTGGTGGTGGCATCGGCATGAAGGTCTGCCGCGATGCGGATGAACTGGCTAGGGAGTTCGAGAGCGTGGTCCGCGTTAGCGAACGCAGCTTCGGTTCCGGCGGTGTTTTCATCGAGCGCTTCATCGAGCGCGGTCGTCATGTCGAGGTGCAGATCTTTGGTGACGGGCAGGGAAGGGTGCTGGCGCTTGGCGAACGCGACTGCTCGGTCCAACGGCGCAACCAGAAGGTCTTTGAAGAGACCCCCGCGCCGGATCTTTCCGATGAGGTGAGAAGCTCCCTCCATGCTGCCGCGGTGAAGCTTGGCGAAAGCGTGAGCTATCGCTCGGCCGGGACCGTGGAGTTCATCTATGATGCCGACCGCGGCGACTTCTTCTTCCTCGAGGTGAACACCCGTCTGCAGGTCGAGCACGGCGTGACGGAGCTCGTCACCGGCATCGACCTCGTCGAGTGGATGATCCGCCTCGCGCTCGACCCCGAGTGGGTGATGCCCGCTAGCGCTCCGGCACCGCAGGGGCACGCCGTCCAGGCACGCGTGTACGCGGAGGACCCGAATCACAACTTCCGCCCCAGTGCGGGATTGCTCACCGAGGCGTCCTTTCCTGAATGGACCCGATGCGACGGGTGGATCGTGGCGGGGACCGAGGTAAGTCCATTTTACGATCCGCTGCTGGCGAAGGTCATGGTTCACGGCAGGGATCGCGCTGATGCGGTGGCTTTGCTTTCCAAGGCGCTCGAAGAGACCCGGATCTCCGGTATCGAAACCAATCTCCGCTACCTGCGCCAAGTCGCGGGGTGGGAGCCCTACTTAGCCGGCGGGGTAGCGATGCGTGATATGGCGAGCTTCGACTACCGGCCGAACACCTTTGACGTGGTGTCCGCAGGTACGATGACCACCGTACAAGATTGGCCGGGGCGAACCGGACTGTGGGAGGTTGGCGTGCCGCCTTGCGGGCCTTTTGATTCGCTGTCCTTCCGGCTGGCGAATCGACTCGTTGGAAATGGGGAAGGTGTTCCTGGGTTGGAGATCACCATGGCAGGGCCGACGCTGCGCTTCAATGCGGCCACCACGGTGGCGATTGCGGGTGCGCTGGTGCTCGTGCTGAAGAATGGCGAGGCGATGGCGATGCATGCTGCCATCGAAGTCGTGCCCGGCGATACGTTGAAGATCGGGCGAATCGAGGGGCCGGGCATGCGGTGCTACCTTGCGGTTGCCGGTGGGATTGAATCGCCGGACTATCTTGGAAGTGCCTCAACGTTCACGCTTGGGAAGTTTGGCGGACCGTTCGGTCGGGCACTGTTGCCTGGGGATGTGCTGGGGATTGGGTGCGCCGATACCGTCGTCGAGGCAAGAGGGGGACGGGAGTGTCCCCCCTCCTTCAGCCACGACTGGACGATTGGGGTTCTCTACGGGCCGCATGGTGCTCCGGATTTTTTCCTCGATGAAGACATCGAGACCTTCTTCGCGACGGCGTGGGAGGTTCACTACAATTCCGCCCGCACCGGTGTCCGCTTGATCGGGCCCAAGCCGAAGTGGGCCCGCAAGGATGGGGGGGAGGCGGGCCTTCACCCGTCGAATCTCCACGACAATGCCTATGCGATCGGTGCTGTGGATTTCACCGGTGACATGCCCGTCATCCTGGGGCCCGACGGGCCGAGCCTTGGTGGCTTCGTTTGCCCGGTTGTGGTGATCGATGCCGAACTCTGGAAGCTCGGCCAACTCCGGCCCGGCGACAAGGTGCGCTTCATCCCGGTTGATGAATCATGGGCGGCCGAGCAGTCGAAGGCGGTGGACGCTTTCCTGTCAGGTGAAGCCTCCGCATTGCCGCTGCCATCTGCAATCTCGCATCTTCAATCCCCGATTTTGGAAAGCTTCGGCGAAGGCGACGATGCCGTGGTGGTGCGTCGCGCGGGCGATCGCTATTTTCTCGTCGAGTTTGGTCCGCACCATCTTGATCTGAAGCTGCGGTTCAAGGTCCACGTGGTCTATGAGTGGCTGAAGGAGCAGGGGATCGCCGGCATCATCGACCTCACGCCGGGAATTCGCTCGCTGCAGGTCCACTTCGACCCCGGCGTTGTTTCTCGTGACGAGCTGTGGGGAAAGATCCGTGAAGGGATTCTCGCTCTGCCGCCCTTGGAGCAAATCGAAGTGCCCGCCCGTATCGTCCACCTGCCGTTGAGCTGGGATGACCCGAGCACGCGCGAGGCGATCCAGCGCTACATGCAGAGCGTGCGGCCGGATGCCCCATGGTGCCCGAGCAATCTTGAGTTCATCCGTCGCATCAACGGACTCGATTCGATTGATGAGGTTTATCGGATCTTCTTCGATGCCTCCTACCTCGTAATGGGACTCGGGGACGTGTATCTCGGTGCGCCCGTTGCGACGCCGCTCGATCCGCGGCACCGGCTGGTCACCACGAAATACAATCCGGCGCGCACCTGGACGCCGGAGAATGCGGTGGGCATCGGCGGGGCTTACTTGTGCATTTATGGAATGGAGGGGCCGGGCGGCTATCAGTTCACCGGACGCACGATTCCGGTGTGGAACCGCTGGCGGAAGACGGACGATTTCCAAGAGCCGTGGCTGCTGCGCTTCTTCGATCAGCTCCGCTTCTATCCGGTCAGTGCGGAGGAATTGCTGCGCCTGCGCGAAGAGGTTCCGCGCGGCCGGCACAAGCTGGAGATCGTGGAGACGGTCTTCCGCTTCGCCGACTACGAGGCGTTTCTCGAAGCTCACGCCGGTGAGATCGAGAGCTTCCGGACCACCCAGCGTGCCGCATTCGAAGGCGAGCGCCGCCGATGGGAGGAGGCCGGGCTTTCCATGGATAGCCCCGCGGAGGAAACCGTGGAGGCAAGCGAGATCACGATTCCGGACGGCTGCTCCACGCTCGACAGCCCGGTGACAGGGAGCGTGTGGAAGATTCACGTTCAGGCAGGGGATCTGCTAACGGTGTCCGCTACGGCCATGATCTTGGAAGCGATGAAAATGGAAGTGCCGCTGGATGCCGATGAGCATCTGGAAGTGGTGGAGGTGCTGGTGGCGGAAGGGGCGAGCGTCCGGGCAGGACAGTCGCTCGTGGTGGTTCGAGCCAAAGGCTAA
- a CDS encoding CopG family ribbon-helix-helix protein, whose protein sequence is MRAFSRSMAKDDSSDGLRRVTVSMGEDTFQALDRLVNERGFDSRSQAISEMIHQQSAEHLGKIGTEVMAGTLTLIYDESKSSLLRDLSRVCRSHLSEVISSQHILLEDDHVLEVLLMQGPARTLRGIANELVTCKGVKSAHLTLTPHLLPPLHAARNVR, encoded by the coding sequence GTGCGTGCATTTTCCCGCAGCATGGCGAAGGACGACAGCAGCGATGGCTTGCGGCGGGTGACCGTGTCGATGGGGGAGGATACTTTCCAGGCGCTCGATCGACTCGTGAACGAGCGCGGATTCGACAGTCGCTCGCAGGCGATCTCCGAGATGATTCATCAGCAGTCGGCCGAGCACCTCGGGAAAATCGGCACCGAGGTGATGGCCGGCACGCTGACGCTGATCTACGACGAGTCGAAGAGCTCTCTGCTGCGCGACCTTTCTCGTGTCTGCCGCAGCCACCTCAGCGAGGTCATTTCCTCCCAGCACATCCTTCTGGAAGACGACCACGTGCTGGAGGTGCTGCTCATGCAGGGGCCGGCGAGGACCTTGCGCGGCATCGCCAACGAACTGGTTACTTGCAAGGGCGTGAAGAGCGCGCATCTCACCCTCACGCCGCACCTGCTGCCGCCGCTTCACGCCGCCCGCAACGTCCGCTGA
- a CDS encoding ABC transporter ATP-binding protein, with product MSLPAPAPPVVARFERLKQRPVSLSVRGLTKHFESPRGTVTALNNVSFDVHKREFMSVIGPSGCGKSTLVRILAGLETASDGEIVVEGIPVSGPCPDRGMVFQGYTLFPWLTVKRNVMFGPMMAGRSAFTAESEAREWIELVGLTKFENAYPHQLSGGMKQRVAIARALANQPRVLFMDEPFGALDAQTRCNMQSYLLEIWKNVDITIVFITHDLDEAVFLSDRILVLDANPGRVREIVEVPVPRPRSFDQIADPAFLATRKHIEHLIHPPGAEAKESFPVLKFSAPDPDVV from the coding sequence ATGAGCCTGCCCGCGCCCGCACCTCCCGTCGTCGCCCGCTTCGAGCGGCTCAAGCAGCGCCCGGTCTCGCTGAGCGTCCGCGGACTTACCAAGCACTTCGAGTCGCCACGCGGCACCGTGACCGCGCTGAACAACGTCTCGTTCGATGTTCACAAGCGCGAGTTCATGAGCGTCATCGGGCCGTCCGGTTGCGGGAAATCAACGCTCGTTCGCATCCTCGCGGGGCTTGAAACCGCGAGCGATGGGGAGATCGTTGTGGAGGGAATCCCGGTTTCCGGGCCTTGTCCCGACCGAGGGATGGTCTTCCAAGGCTACACGCTCTTCCCGTGGCTGACGGTGAAGCGCAACGTGATGTTCGGCCCGATGATGGCCGGGCGCTCGGCCTTCACCGCGGAAAGCGAGGCCCGCGAGTGGATCGAGCTCGTCGGTCTCACGAAGTTCGAGAACGCGTATCCTCACCAGCTTTCCGGTGGGATGAAGCAGCGTGTGGCGATTGCGCGCGCCCTTGCGAACCAGCCGCGAGTGCTGTTCATGGATGAGCCCTTCGGTGCGCTCGACGCGCAGACGCGCTGCAACATGCAGTCCTACTTGTTAGAGATTTGGAAGAACGTCGATATCACGATTGTCTTCATCACCCACGACCTCGACGAGGCGGTTTTCCTGTCCGATCGCATCCTGGTGCTCGATGCCAATCCGGGCCGCGTCCGCGAGATCGTGGAAGTGCCGGTGCCGCGTCCGCGATCCTTCGACCAGATTGCCGATCCTGCCTTCCTCGCCACGCGGAAGCATATCGAACACCTGATCCATCCGCCCGGAGCCGAGGCGAAGGAGAGTTTCCCGGTGCTGAAGTTCAGCGCCCCTGATCCCGATGTCGTGTGA
- a CDS encoding ABC transporter substrate-binding protein yields the protein MPRFRSVLAGVLALCGVAHAETLKIAYSDWPGWIAWEIGIQKGWFKEAGVDVKFEWFDYVPSMDAYVAGKVDAVCMTNGDALVTGATGKPSVGILINDFSNGNDMIVAAPGIASMKDLKGKKVGIEEGFVEHLLLLTGLEKNGLKPEDVTIVNTPTNETPQVLASKAVDAIGAWQPNSGQALKALPGSKPVFTSADAPGIIYDLLYVSAESLEKNKDDWAKVVKVWYKIADYIKDEDNLDDALKILSARVNLKPEEYEPFFKGTYILTLDEALKRWEKADGLGSIYGSTKNVNAFNLKYEVYKESQDPEKYLNPSLTKALKK from the coding sequence ATGCCCCGCTTCCGATCCGTCCTTGCCGGAGTGCTTGCCCTTTGTGGCGTAGCCCATGCTGAAACGTTGAAAATCGCTTACTCCGACTGGCCGGGCTGGATCGCTTGGGAGATCGGCATCCAGAAGGGCTGGTTCAAGGAAGCGGGCGTGGACGTGAAGTTCGAGTGGTTCGACTACGTGCCATCGATGGACGCCTACGTCGCTGGCAAGGTGGATGCCGTGTGCATGACCAATGGCGACGCGCTGGTGACCGGCGCGACCGGCAAGCCGTCGGTCGGCATTCTCATCAATGACTTCTCCAACGGCAACGACATGATCGTCGCCGCGCCCGGGATCGCCTCGATGAAGGATCTGAAGGGCAAGAAGGTGGGCATCGAGGAGGGCTTCGTGGAGCACCTGCTGCTGCTGACGGGCCTGGAGAAAAACGGCCTCAAGCCCGAGGACGTGACCATCGTCAACACGCCGACCAATGAGACGCCGCAGGTGCTGGCGTCAAAGGCGGTCGATGCGATCGGGGCGTGGCAGCCGAACTCCGGTCAGGCGCTCAAGGCTCTGCCCGGGTCGAAGCCGGTCTTTACCTCTGCCGATGCGCCCGGGATCATTTACGACCTGCTCTACGTCTCCGCCGAGAGCCTGGAGAAGAACAAGGACGACTGGGCCAAGGTGGTGAAGGTCTGGTACAAGATCGCCGACTACATCAAAGACGAGGACAATCTCGACGATGCCCTCAAGATTCTCTCCGCGCGCGTCAACCTGAAGCCCGAGGAGTACGAGCCGTTCTTCAAGGGGACCTACATCCTCACGCTCGATGAAGCGCTGAAGCGCTGGGAAAAGGCCGACGGGCTCGGATCGATCTATGGCTCCACGAAGAACGTGAACGCCTTCAATCTGAAGTACGAGGTCTACAAGGAGAGCCAGGACCCGGAGAAGTATCTCAATCCGTCCCTCACCAAGGCGCTGAAGAAGTAA
- a CDS encoding urea amidolyase associated protein UAAP1, giving the protein MSLLLEKTLTGAGMWSGVVSRGKRLRLTDLEGGANVGMLLYNALERHERYNMPDTLKGQHIFFLRAPYCLHSDMGRLLASITADTVGWHDTVCGHSDAKRVFKKYGAYDYQHGRNDWYRNSRDCFLIELAKWGLGKKDLVPNLNWFSKVVADEAGKLSFVSGHSKAGATVELRFEIDTLVVLNTCQHPFDPDPVYRTHPVMLEILTGEEPAPDDASFTIRPENLRAWENNETYHALRF; this is encoded by the coding sequence ATGAGCCTTTTGTTAGAAAAGACCCTCACCGGTGCGGGCATGTGGTCCGGCGTCGTATCCCGTGGCAAGCGCCTGCGCCTGACCGACCTCGAAGGCGGCGCGAATGTCGGCATGCTGCTCTACAACGCGCTTGAGCGCCACGAGCGCTACAACATGCCCGATACGCTGAAGGGCCAGCACATCTTCTTCCTCCGTGCGCCGTATTGCCTGCACTCCGACATGGGCCGGTTGCTTGCCTCGATCACGGCGGATACGGTTGGCTGGCACGATACGGTGTGCGGTCACTCCGACGCGAAGCGGGTCTTCAAGAAGTATGGTGCCTACGACTACCAGCATGGTCGCAACGATTGGTATCGCAACTCCCGCGACTGCTTTCTCATCGAACTCGCCAAGTGGGGGCTCGGCAAAAAGGACCTCGTCCCGAATCTCAACTGGTTCAGCAAGGTGGTGGCGGATGAGGCCGGCAAGCTGTCGTTTGTCTCCGGACATTCGAAAGCCGGTGCCACGGTCGAACTTCGTTTTGAGATCGACACGCTGGTGGTGCTCAATACTTGCCAGCATCCCTTCGATCCCGATCCCGTCTATCGGACGCATCCGGTGATGCTGGAGATTCTCACCGGTGAAGAGCCTGCTCCCGATGATGCCTCGTTCACCATCCGGCCGGAGAATCTCCGCGCCTGGGAGAACAATGAAACCTACCACGCCCTGCGCTTCTGA
- a CDS encoding urea amidolyase associated protein UAAP2, translated as MTESILDPATATYRQVIPAGDWWVHEIKRGQTLRIVDLEGNQAADTLFYSAADPTDRYSADGTIQAQQALYLTTGTKLMSTEGNVLLEITADTCGRHDTLGGACSRESNTMRYAHDKECMHACRDSFIRGAQEWKVELTKRDIACNINFFMNVPVSPDGGLTFADGISAPGRYVEMKAAMDVVCLISNCPQLNNPCNGWNPTPVEVLVF; from the coding sequence ATGACCGAAAGCATCCTCGATCCGGCGACGGCTACCTATCGCCAGGTGATTCCTGCGGGCGACTGGTGGGTTCATGAGATCAAGCGTGGGCAGACGCTGCGCATCGTGGATCTCGAAGGCAATCAAGCTGCCGACACGCTTTTCTACAGCGCGGCCGATCCCACCGATCGCTACTCGGCTGATGGCACCATCCAGGCGCAGCAGGCGCTCTACCTGACCACTGGCACCAAGCTGATGAGCACGGAGGGGAATGTGTTGTTAGAAATCACCGCCGATACCTGCGGTCGCCACGACACGCTCGGCGGTGCCTGCTCACGCGAGAGCAATACGATGCGCTACGCCCACGACAAGGAGTGCATGCACGCCTGCCGCGACTCCTTCATCCGCGGCGCGCAGGAGTGGAAGGTCGAGCTCACGAAGCGCGACATCGCCTGCAACATCAACTTCTTCATGAACGTGCCGGTCAGCCCGGATGGTGGACTTACCTTCGCCGATGGCATTTCCGCTCCCGGCCGCTACGTCGAGATGAAAGCCGCGATGGATGTCGTGTGCCTGATTTCGAACTGCCCTCAGCTTAACAACCCTTGCAACGGTTGGAACCCGACGCCGGTGGAGGTGCTGGTGTTCTGA